The Phaeodactylum tricornutum CCAP 1055/1 chromosome 2, whole genome shotgun sequence DNA window TTCGCCGCCGAGTTACTACTCATACTACAAGATTTTACATGGTGGGCCGGAGAGCACCAGAGCAATGTAGATCGGCCACTTCCATGGTTTGAAATTTTGCGCACAAACCCAATGTTGGATTCTCCAGAAGGGAGGCAAGAATGGATCGAACTGCACAGACGCTTCCAAAGGGAGTTGGAAGAAAGCCTACCTCCTGACCGCTTACTGGTTTACAACGTCAAGCAAGGGTGGGCACCGCTGATTCCATTTTTGGGTCTGGACGACAGTCTAATGGAAGTAGACTTTCCCAATGTCAATGATCGGAAGAGTATTCAGGTTGTTCGAAATGCCATGGATATCATTGGAGCAGGCCTGCCTCTATGGATTTTGGCCATTCTTTTTATGGCATACCGAACTCTTGGTCTTGTTGGTTTCAGCAAACGAACCAAAGCTAAGACAACATAACCAATGTCTGTCTCTGCTTTACCGTTCAGTCATTGGACTCCTCCTTGTCCTGAGGGTCAAACAAAACAATCTTTTTAAATTTAAACGCGATCGTGACTTTGCTTCAACCCCGTTTACGAATCGCCGGAGTTCTCTCGTGGTTGCCATTTCATTAAATGTGGGACCTAAAATCAGATGGGCCTCCCTCTACTCGCCAAAGAAGTTACTTCTTCTGTGCTGTAATACCGTGCTTTGGCGTCTGAAGAGAAATTTTCTGCTAGATTTCGCTGCAGCGACGCAAACAACACTTAGTGGAACCTTGTTCGTGAAAATGTCTTTTGTGGGCACTTTCAGACAAATTTACCGAAAAGTATTCCGGATTTTGGAAAGCAAGTTCAAACAGATGTGGATGCGACAATCGGTTTATCAGTAATCAGTCCACAATTTAAATTTCCAAGATCGGCTTTTGAAGCATGCTCTTGCATCATAGTAGATGTGGTATGTTGTTGTAGATTCTCGACGATGCTCGCAGTCGGCAACATCCAGCGACATTGACTAGTTCAATAGAGGAATTGCCGCCTTCCATCATCACATCAGCGGGCTTTTGGGCTTCAACCCTCATGGTCCATGaaagctgactgtgacgtttCATTGCAAGTGGCTGGAAAGCACCTTTACCCGGCAGTACAATAGAAAGTGTATTGCAGCTCAATTGGTTTAGATAGGTCAAAGTTTCTTCTCTCTGTCCTATTTTTAAAATAGGATGTTTTGATAGGAAGACTGAAATTTCAAAAATACCTTCCAACAAAGGAAGCTTGCCACTGTAGGCATAGCCTTGGTCTTCTTCTTGGGTAAacgttcacagtcagtctgtTGTACTGGACATGCTTATGTTCACTAAGTCGAGTGAGTTTATAGGGTTAGACTCATAGACTGACGAGACCTATTCCAAGTTCAAAACCCTACCCCTCTGTATTCTTAAGACGTTCAAGAGTGACCACGATAATCGATAAGTGATAATCGGTATTCGATTGCCGTGACAAGCAAAAGGGGACGACCATGATTTCGACTCCGCCGTCTACTCACAGTTAGACCAGAATCCCGCCGAGTGCATCTCGACCCACATTCCCACTTCTATGTTTTCTGTGGGTCAGCTAGTTAACGTGGAATCCCGGACATGGCCTGGAATCAACCAGCCCGGTGGCGTTGGGCGTATCACTGGATTGGGGCGTGATCGGGTTAGCATCAAATACGTGCTTGATGGGCGCCACGAAAAAGAGGTTGATATCCAATACGTTCACGCCCAAGAGCAGCTATCGTCGAGGAGTCTGCGTAATCGCTCTATGCTCTTGGGTCGTTGTCGCAATTGCGGTTCCCTCAGGAGAGATTGTGGATCGTGCGATATGTTGCACGCCGTGCAGAACGATAGGAGTATCTTGGCTAGCGAAACGGTGGGTCCAATGGAAGAACCAATGCTTTTACAGACTTCCGTCGAGTCTGACGATAGCTTGGACCGCATAGACATGGGCTTAAAGAAACGCTTTCGCAAATTTCGGAAACTCAAAGCGATGGCTCGACGTCTCCAAGAATCGTCAAGCGACAACGATAGCAAGTCTACAGCAACCAGTCAATTACATTCTGGAAAACGCACACAGGCGCGCTACAAAACTGATGTGTCAGAGGAATCGACTGCCTCTaatgacgaggacgacaatgTCCTTCTTGAGCAATTTATAGCACCAAAAACACCACCACTGAGGCGGTACAGACCGAGGTTTCGACATGGAAAATTGAGCTGTGGCCGCTGGGCACGAAAAGCCAACACCGGGAAAGCCAAAAAGCGAAAAGTCAGCATGATTGAGTATTTGGAGCATGATGAAAAGGACAATCGATCTGAATCAAATTTCGACGGAGAACATGTCTTTCAGCTCTCGTTTGCTTCCGCGGAAATCGACGGCTCTAGCAGTGAAGACTCTGTGGTCGATGCGAACCTTTCGCTATCACATGGAAAGGAGACAGAAGAGAATGTTTCagatttggacgaatcgATTCTGTCACGCGACCACGTTGAAAATACAGAAAGTGATTTTATTCAGCCGGAAGGGGACGCCGACGAGCTTCCCCGCGATGTCGAAGATCAAACTGGCAAAGTGCCATTTGAGAGGCTCCCGTTTTTCTTTGATGAAAAAGCAAatgtcttggaaaaggaaaggaTACCTGAGGCTGGAGCGAAGATTTTTGAATTGGAAAGGCGATGGTCTCGAGCAGAAACAATGGAGGAGAAAGAGACAGTATTGTGTGAATGGTAAGGGTCGGCGGCCTCGTTGAACTTCGCTACGGTGTGTTGCTCTGGCTTATCCATTTGTCTCTCCCCACCCCAGCAAGAGCCTTCGCAATGAGATGATTGAGGCATTGATTCGGAACGGATCTGATCAATGCCAGACTGCCTTACGGAAACTTTCGAGTCGGCGACTTTATAAAAGACACAGATCAATGCTAAGTTCGAAAGAAAGAGATGAGTTTCGATCTTCCGCAATGGATATTCGTGACATGATCTGCGATGCACTTTGCAACTCCATTGAACGTCTAATAATTAGGATTCGCCAACTAAGTCGAGTTGCTACTATGGATTTGGACAATCGCGTGGATTTAGAATTTTCAGAGGACTGTGAAGGAGATGATTGCTGGACCAGTCGTGAGGAATTACCCCTTGAACGCTCTTCAATCGCCAGCGACACTATAGAGCATAAACTTGAAAGAATGCTAGAACCGTGCGATCCTCATATGCATGCAAGATTCAAGCGAAGAAAGCGCCATCGCGGAAAAATTCGCCCTTCCAATGTTGAGCTCTGGGAAAGGAAGGGCGACAGACATCCTCACGGCGTACCATGGAAGCCTGCCGTTAACTCGGGAGAAGGAGGAATGAGATCAGACCAGAATCACCCACAAAATATCTACGAATCTGCCATATACTCTACGCGCGGCGACGTAAAATATGTTCCTACTTCTGTGGATAAGTTCCACAATCCTCTACAAAATGATACAAACCGCGAGAAGAAACGATCGAAAGGACAGAACGGAGCGCTGTCTCCTTCGCGTTTCTGGAACGATGAGAGAAACTACAAGGAAAGGGCAAACGCAATTTCGAGAATGGAACATTTTATAGAGGCGAATTCTACTTTCGATAGCAGTACTTCTTCCGATGGAATCTGCCagaattttcgaaagaaacGTAGCCTTCAAGCCAAAGAATCTTTTAAGATGAGGAATGCAACCAAGGATACTGTAGTGGTACCCGGTGTAGGACAGGCAGCCTTACCAACATATGAGCCTCGAACTGATCTTTATCGTGCTCTCGGGGAGCACGGTGGCAACAGCGCACTTATCGAACATGAGGATCTCCAGGTAGACAAGGCCGATATTTCCTTAGTCTGTGAGATGCTCTGTGGGAGCTGCTCTTACGAAAAGGAAAGCTCACTTTTGAAAAAACTACTGGGCACAGTTCGTGGTGGTAGCTTCGACACTTCAGTTTATGGTTCCTTAGTGTTTACTGTTTTACTTGAGAAATTACGCTCAAATGGTAGTCCTGTACTTCAGGAATTACTCGCGAAACGAAGCCAGAAATTCGGCGTTCACTGCCAGCTTCTTTCTACAATTCTTGAGCTACTTCGAATGAAGGCCAATTCTGGGTTGGATTCAGGAGGAGTCGTGTACGAAATTTTTGCCCCCGGAAAAAGCAATTGTCTAGTGAAATGGATTGTGTTACAACTTGTTGAGGCTGTCCTTTCACTTGTTCATCCAAGGGCGTGGTCTCTGAAACATATCGACACAAAGAAATCGCTGCGCGAGTTAGAAGTGTTGAGAGCTGCCTTGGCAGAGCACTGTCACGTCCTGGATCGAGCCTGTCGCTGTATCATGGAGGAATTACAACCGCAGCAATGGCGATGTGATTTAGAAAGCCGATTCCCTTTTGTCTCTTCTATCGACCCAGACTCGTGGCGACTTTTCTTGCATGATGGTTTACTTTCTCCGGCTACGACGATTGGTCGATTTCACATTTTAGGTGAGTGGCTTCCACGTAGAGAAGTGGAGGGGATGTGGTGTGCACTTGCTTTTTTTGCTGCGCAAAAATCTTCTGTTCCAATTCAGGGTAGCTTTTGCTGGAAACTTTTATCGAGATTAGTTTCTTGTGGAATAATTGGAGACATTGACCAAGAGGAAGAGAAATTACCGCCATGCAGCGACCAGCTTGACACTTGTACTAGAGACTTACAAGCGGCCGCGATGTTGATTCTCTCTGGATCAATGGACGGAACGCGATCTGAGGATTCTTTTGTCACTACTTTTATACGAAGAGCCTTGATGCTAAAAGCAACTGAGTTGTTTTACTGCGAGGATGCGAGACTTTTGATGCTTCCTTCGGCTACTGACCTTACAGGCGATAAGCGGACGCTGCGAACGCTTTGGTCTCAGTGCGATACAAACGGACAAAAAGTGTGCTTCTCGAATTGCAAAACCACTGACTGTGGAGGAGATTGGGATCGCACATCATCGATCTTATTTTTGGGGCGTGATCTCGTACAGCCCCTGTCCGTCCTGCTGAAAGCTTGTTTGTATTTGCTAGCCTCCTGGAGCAGCAAGGTTTCAATGCACAAGTCCCGGCGGAAGCGCTTCGCGATGGCATTCTCTGTACTCGTGAAGCGACTTATCAGTGATGCGAATAACAGCAACTATATTGAAACACCAAAAcgatcgacaaagacaacaaTTTTGTTCGAGGAAGCCTTTTCCTCTGCATGTCCGTCAAAGTATGGACTAGGTTCAGCACGACGATCAATCTTTTTGCTTGAAAGCGCCGGATATATAAACATGAGTGTTTCATTTGCAGCGTCTCTCGAGGTGGATTCTACAACAAACACAAGGGACTCACTGACCTGCTGGAAAATAGAGCTCTGCCAACAAAGTTGGACTACTATCGCTGATTTTTGTATGAAAGAACGCCAAACGCATATTTTGcgtggaagaattggagCTCACAATGCTGAGCACGTAGATGACCCCTGTCGATTGCTAGCCGCCGCTAAACTTTGTTCGCACGTCGCCTTGACTCTCCTTGGCTTTCTTCCTTTAAAGACTGACTTGTGTACCTCCACTATGCAACGGGGGAAAGTGTTTTCGGATTTTCAAGCACTCATGGCCTCCGTGAAGTATCTTATCTCATGCATGCTAGCGTGCGTTGATTGTGCCTGTGACATTCGTGAAAACGCTGAAATTGTGGCCACAGTCACAACGAATCTTTCACTTGTTTTGCGGGGTGTTGCAATTTCGTTTCACAGGTATTCTGAGAAATCTGAGTCAAGTGCTGCTTCTGATAGTGCTTTTCTACACATGCTGATTCCAACATTTCAGAAGGGCTTCGTCATGCTTTCAGGAGCATCCTTCTGCGGCCCCGAGGAAGATCTTTGCTTGATGTCACTGCTTCTTGTTCTACGGCAGGTATTGCTATtgtcttttggaaaaaacAGCGACTCTGAAACATTACCTTCTAGCACAGACCGCGTACACAATGACCTCTGGGGCGGAATTGACGATTCAGCCTTAACTAAATTCCAAGAAGGTTTGGGCTTGTTTCCAAACCCCATCGGCGTGGATTCGGGGGAAATCTGTGCCCTTCTGATCGGCGCGATCAGTAGCTCGAAGCCATCGACAAGATTTAAAATCATTTCAGCAGTTTCTGGGATGAGCACGCATGGGAAAATGCTGGTGACTCGCCATGTTAGGGAGCTGGCAGTTTGTCTGGCACACTTCGTGGCTGCTAGCGATACCACTGGACCGCAGTCTGCTCAAGGCCACGTTGCTTTATTTTTGAGCCGCCCGCAGGTGCCAGCAGGCTTTGCGGCTGAGACCAATGCTGACGCTGAGTTTTTCGATGATGTGGCACGGATGATCGTCGACGAGTTGCTCCGTCTCGTGGAAACGTCTACAACCGTAGCTGTATTTGTGCGCGAACACAAGGAAATTATTGCGCACCACTTGTTTTTGTTCGTCCTCGATCCAACAATAATTAAAAAAGTTCCCAGTTCGAACCTCTCGAGGTTTGAAGCTAACAGCAATTTTGATAGTGCCGCAAAAGAATACGGGCGATACAAGGAATGGCTCCGAGGGAACGAGGGCTCCTTGCGGGTTTCGGTAGATTACGTATGGAAGGCATGCGTCGGATTCGGCAAGTGCTTGCAACATGGAGATAGTGAGACATCGCATACATGGGCAAAACTCGGAAAGTGcttgcaaaattttgatATCGATTTCGACGACTCGTCAGCACTCGGATTGAAACCATCACTTGAAGCAGAATTTCTGCGCCGACTCCGCTTATTCCGTGTAGTCGTCACTACATTCTTGGAAAAGCCATGCGTCAACTCTGAAATTACTGCGCTTGTCACGTTCGTCATCGCAACGGCCTCCAACCATTTATATCGTCTCCTTTGCTCATTGAAAAGGAAATTACCTTGTGAGGGTGAAACGGGGACTTATGACTTCGCTCAATCCGTGGAGCTTTTCCTAGTATTTGCTGAGTTTATGATCGCATTGCTTGCCTGGATAGCCTCAAAATGTGTCCCCACCAATCAAGGTCTCACTGAGCTCCTCTATTCGGTCTCAAACCATTTTCTTGTTCCTTTACTTCTAAAGAATGATTTCGACGTGGAAGTAGGTCTGCAAGCGGTGGTTACAGCGGCTCGACAACCGATGTCGACGAGCAGCAAGATTCCGCAGATTGCTCCAGGCTCATCAGCGATATGTCCTTGGCGAGAAGATCTTCAGAAAATGGTGGTGCGACGAAGCCGTGAGTGGATTAGAGCGATTGCTGAAGATCGAAATGCAGGGGTCAGTAAATTGTCTAGCCTGCATTTGGCACTCGTGCAGGCTGCGGTTAAGGACAGCAATGAAGCAGCCGTTCTCTTCGGTGTCGCTCTGTCTCCGATCGTTGGTTTGCCAAGACCTACGGAGGCGTCTGTGGGAGTTTTCCCGAAAGCGGTGTTCCAATACTTTGACAACCTGGAAATTACATTTCCTCCCAATTTAACAGAATTGAAATCGATTACCGATCTGATGAAGCATACGTTAAcgagtcttcttccaaatttgACCTTTGATCGAGTTGCGTTGGGAGAGAAGATGGGCGCTCTTGTAGTTATTCGATATGTCCTGGATTCAATGCATGAGGAGGAAATGATTCCTGTCATACCAACTGGGGTTGATCAATCCTTTCTTTGTTTTTTAGTCGATCGTCTCTTAGGTTCAATGCGCGGAGTTCTTTTGAAGGAGACAGTGGACGACGCTTTAGTTGCTGAAATCTACCACACAAGCCTGTCGATTTTTAAACTTCCTGCAGCCAGTACATGTGATAGAGACGCCTGCAGCGCGGTAGGTTGGTTGTTGGATTGGTGTCGAATGGTTGATTATTCAGTTCGAGACGAGGGAGAAGCCAATTCCGAAACGCTAGTGGAAGCCAAATACCTGCTTGGGTTTGCGGATTGGATGATTTGCTTCAGCAAGCGTATACAAGACGGGACGATCGAGCCGTATCGCCAGGCCTTGCGGGTATTGaatcttacagttagtgacAGACGAAGCTGGCCAGATCCATCACACAAGCTGTTCCAAGCATCAGATATTCTATTTCCGAGTCGGGAAGCGAAATCTTCAATCACAAATGTTTACGCAATTTCGCAGAAGGCGAAGGTAAAAAGCCAATCCTTCAAACCTTGGGAACCAGGCGAGGTGGTATGTCGAGCTGTTCGGCGATTTTTGATAGAGATTGGATCTGTCTGACTTTGTGAAGCGCATTAGCTTTGTATGCTCATTGGACGGAACTCGACATTGACAGGAGCGTGAAATACCTGCCTACTCTACTAATAACAAAAACAGGTTTAGTGAAAAACCGATgaaaatcactaatccggcctcGATCAGGCCGCtaaatcactaatccggccaaaatcaagatttactaaaaacaaaaatggGGCCAGATTGCTTTCCTAAGTAGCGGCTATATCCTAAATAATTTTAGTCTCGAAATATCACTTTCGCCATTTATTTTTGAGATCACATCAAGATTGAATATTCTGGATTAGACACATTCGAGGACTGTTTGAGGGCTGCGATAGAAGGTGTTCTCCAAACGccgcttcttcttccatcgaTAAATCTTTATGAAAAGGGGCTCGAGAATGCAACTTTCAATTCAACATTGTGTGTATCCGATGTCGCTTGATATCCTCTGGCCATGTAAAACGTATCCTTGCAGTGAATGCGAGGTGTATATTAGGCCAAAGAGGCTCTGGTAAGACGTCCCTGACGGCAAGTCTCTTTCCTTCAATGAAAATTGATGCTGGTCATTTAATATTGTTTTCGTTGGTGTAGACCCCCGAATGTGTGTAGCGGACGTTCACGGGTCGTCGAAATAGACACAGATTCTCCGAAATTCAGTTCTGCTTGCGAAGAGCTTGCGGGAGTGTCTTGATCCCTCCCATCTCGAATCCCTTACAAAGAGGTCTTGCAAAATCTTTGGGTAGTAGAAAGCTTCAGCAAGTTGTGTTGGCGTCGCTGGTTGTGGTTTCTGTTTTCGGTTGGGATGAAGATTGCAATATGAAAGGGATTTAAAAAAATTTtcaaagagaaaattcgccaAAGGGGATGATgggaaaaagtggaaagcTTCTAGTTGtaaaaggggacagaacaTCTTTAATTTAAGTAGCTTCGATTGGCGCCAGTATCTGattaagtattcaaactataCATAGACTAAACATCCTGAATTCGACTCACATGCCGACCATAGCCCGTCTATTACCCAACAGCAGTTTCTCAGATTCTGTGAACAACTGTGGAAACGGTGATGGCTCCAGTTTCCAAACGGTAAAACTAATCCAATCAGCTCCGTACGGAAGGTTTGAACTATTGTTTACTTCCCTTCAGAGTTCTCTTGTTCTCATTTCCCTCCATGAAACGAAAAATCTGCCAACAAACGTATAGCCCCGACAAGAAAATATGTGCAATTCCAGCCCAAATAACTAAAATGAGCTGGAACGCAGAATCCCCTAAGCGTCATCAGTCAGTTTCCCCTATTGTTTGCGGCTCAATCAATTAGCACATATCGTTTTGGGGAACAATCCGGACCATTGGAGAGGTTtgctaccaaaacaaacttgtttcctGTGTGGTGGCAGGGCAACATCTCTCATTGGAAGCCTTGCGATAAGTATCTTGGtcggaaacgtcggcattTGTGACAAAGCTTTACCTttagtttgaatacataatTGAAAAGGCGCAAAGAAAAGCTACTAATACTGAAGACGTTCGATCCCCTTTTACAATGAGAATTTTTCCATTTTACTTCATTCCCTcaagcgaattttctctttttctaTCGATTTTGTTTCACGGCGACGATACTCGAAAGCGAGAAATGGAAAACGGGACAAGCGTAATAGATTTGACTACCTGTAAGTGTGATCCAATTACTTAGGAAACCGCTCTGGCCCTACCTCTGGTACTTAGAAAAAATCTaggttttggccggattaggGATTTTACCgcctcatcgaggccggattacgttactgttagtgaaTCTCCTCTATGGACATGAGAGAAGT harbors:
- a CDS encoding predicted protein — encoded protein: MFSVGQLVNVESRTWPGINQPGGVGRITGLGRDRVSIKYVLDGRHEKEVDIQYVHAQEQLSSRSLRNRSMLLGRCRNCGSLRRDCGSCDMLHAVQNDRSILASETVGPMEEPMLLQTSVESDDSLDRIDMGLKKRFRKFRKLKAMARRLQESSSDNDSKSTATSQLHSGKRTQARYKTDVSEESTASNDEDDNVLLEQFIAPKTPPLRRYRPRFRHGKLSCGRWARKANTGKAKKRKVSMIEYLEHDEKDNRSESNFDGEHVFQLSFASAEIDGSSSEDSVVDANLSLSHGKETEENVSDLDESILSRDHVENTESDFIQPEGDADELPRDVEDQTGKVPFERLPFFFDEKANVLEKERIPEAGAKIFELERRWSRAETMEEKETVLCECKSLRNEMIEALIRNGSDQCQTALRKLSSRRLYKRHRSMLSSKERDEFRSSAMDIRDMICDALCNSIERLIIRIRQLSRVATMDLDNRVDLEFSEDCEGDDCWTSREELPLERSSIASDTIEHKLERMLEPCDPHMHARFKRRKRHRGKIRPSNVELWERKGDRHPHGVPWKPAVNSGEGGMRSDQNHPQNIYESAIYSTRGDVKYVPTSVDKFHNPLQNDTNREKKRSKGQNGALSPSRFWNDERNYKERANAISRMEHFIEANSTFDSSTSSDGICQNFRKKRSLQAKESFKMRNATKDTVVVPGVGQAALPTYEPRTDLYRALGEHGGNSALIEHEDLQVDKADISLVCEMLCGSCSYEKESSLLKKLLGTVRGGSFDTSVYGSLVFTVLLEKLRSNGSPVLQELLAKRSQKFGVHCQLLSTILELLRMKANSGLDSGGVVYEIFAPGKSNCLVKWIVLQLVEAVLSLVHPRAWSLKHIDTKKSLRELEVLRAALAEHCHVLDRACRCIMEELQPQQWRCDLESRFPFVSSIDPDSWRLFLHDGLLSPATTIGRFHILGEWLPRREVEGMWCALAFFAAQKSSVPIQGSFCWKLLSRLVSCGIIGDIDQEEEKLPPCSDQLDTCTRDLQAAAMLILSGSMDGTRSEDSFVTTFIRRALMLKATELFYCEDARLLMLPSATDLTGDKRTLRTLWSQCDTNGQKVCFSNCKTTDCGGDWDRTSSILFLGRDLVQPLSVLLKACLYLLASWSSKVSMHKSRRKRFAMAFSVLVKRLISDANNSNYIETPKRSTKTTILFEEAFSSACPSKYGLGSARRSIFLLESAGYINMSVSFAASLEVDSTTNTRDSLTCWKIELCQQSWTTIADFCMKERQTHILRGRIGAHNAEHVDDPCRLLAAAKLCSHVALTLLGFLPLKTDLCTSTMQRGKVFSDFQALMASVKYLISCMLACVDCACDIRENAEIVATVTTNLSLVLRGVAISFHRYSEKSESSAASDSAFLHMLIPTFQKGFVMLSGASFCGPEEDLCLMSLLLVLRQVLLLSFGKNSDSETLPSSTDRVHNDLWGGIDDSALTKFQEGLGLFPNPIGVDSGEICALLIGAISSSKPSTRFKIISAVSGMSTHGKMLVTRHVRELAVCLAHFVAASDTTGPQSAQGHVALFLSRPQVPAGFAAETNADAEFFDDVARMIVDELLRLVETSTTVAVFVREHKEIIAHHLFLFVLDPTIIKKVPSSNLSRFEANSNFDSAAKEYGRYKEWLRGNEGSLRVSVDYVWKACVGFGKCLQHGDSETSHTWAKLGKCLQNFDIDFDDSSALGLKPSLEAEFLRRLRLFRVVVTTFLEKPCVNSEITALVTFVIATASNHLYRLLCSLKRKLPCEGETGTYDFAQSVELFLVFAEFMIALLAWIASKCVPTNQGLTELLYSVSNHFLVPLLLKNDFDVEVGLQAVVTAARQPMSTSSKIPQIAPGSSAICPWREDLQKMVVRRSREWIRAIAEDRNAGVSKLSSLHLALVQAAVKDSNEAAVLFGVALSPIVGLPRPTEASVGVFPKAVFQYFDNLEITFPPNLTELKSITDLMKHTLTSLLPNLTFDRVALGEKMGALVVIRYVLDSMHEEEMIPVIPTGVDQSFLCFLVDRLLGSMRGVLLKETVDDALVAEIYHTSLSIFKLPAASTCDRDACSAVGWLLDWCRMVDYSVRDEGEANSETLVEAKYLLGFADWMICFSKRIQDGTIEPYRQALRVLNLTVSDRRSWPDPSHKLFQASDILFPSREAKSSITNVYAISQKAKVKSQSFKPWEPGEVV